The Anabaena sp. PCC 7108 region AACGATTTATACCGGCGGGTGATTAACCGCAACAACCGTCTAGCTAGACTCCAAGAAATATTAGCCCCAGAAATCATCGTCCGTAACGAAAAACGGATGTTACAAGAAGCCGTTGATGCCCTCATAGACAACGGTCGTCGAGGACGGACAGTAGTAGGCGCAAACAACCGCCCCCTCAAATCCCTTTCCGATATTATTGAAGGAAAACAAGGACGCTTCCGTCAAAACCTCTTAGGTAAACGGGTGGATTATTCTGGGCGTTCAGTCATAGTCGTTGGACCCAATCTGAAAATTCACCAATGTGGATTACCCAGAGAAATGGCTATTGAACTGTTTCAACCCTTTGTGATCAATCGGTTGATTCGTTCTGGCATGGTGAACAACATCAAAGCCGCCAAAAAACTCATTTCTCGCAACGACCCCAGCGTTTGGGATGTGTTGGAAGAAGTGATTGAAGGGCATCCGGTGATGTTAAACCGCGCCCCCACCCTACACCGTTTAGGGATTCAAGCCTTTGAACCAATATTAGTCGAAGGCAGAGCCATTCAACTCCATCCTCTAGTCTGTCCAGCCTTTAACGCCGACTTTGACGGTGACCAAATGGCAGTTCACGTGCCTTTGTCATTAGAAAGCCAAGCCGAAGCCAGACTGTTGATGTTAGCTTCTAACAACATTCTTTCCCCAGCCACCGGCAAACCCATCGTCACCCCTAGCCAAGATATGGTATTGGGAGCATATTATTTAACTGCCGAAAATCCCGCCGCCACCAAAGGTGCAGGTGGTTACTTCGCTTCCTTGGATGACGTGATTATGGCATATCACCAAGACCAAGTAGAGCTTCATGCCTATATATATGTGCGGTTTGACGGCGAAATGGAAACCAGCCATCCTGACACTGAACCTCTAGAAGTAACTGAAAACAACGATGGCACTAAAACATTGTTGTATAAATTCCGTCGTGTCCGCCAAGATGCCCAAGGAGAATTGATTTCTCAATATATCTACACTACTCCCGGTCGAGTGATTTATAACAAAGCCATTCAAGAAGCACTGGCAAGTTAGTACCGAGACACGGAGAAAGAGGGACGCGGGGACACGGGGACACGGAGACAAGGGAAAGAGTAAAGAGATATGAGGACACGGGAAAGAGGGACAATCTCTGCGCGTCACAGCGTATCCCCAACACCGCGTCCTCTTCCTTCCCCGTACTTATTAAGTATTAATTTTTAATTGGAGCCAAGCGACTATGATTTTTCGTAACGTTGTTGTTAATAAAGGTCAACTGAGAAATTTAATCTCCTGGGCGTTTACTCATTATGGAACAGCCCGCACTGCTGTAATGGCGGATAAACTCAAAGACTTAGGCTTTCGCTATGCCACCAAAGCCGGAGTATCCATCAGTGTAGATGATCTCATGGTTCCACCTTCCAAGCGATCGCTCCTAGAAGCCGCAGAAGAAGAAATTCTCAGCACCGAAGCTCGGTTTAAACGTGGTGAAATCACCGAAGTTGAACGCTTCCAAAAAGTTATCGACACCTGGAACGGAACCAGCGAAAGCCTCAAAGACGAAGTAGTCGCCCACTTCAAAGCCACAGACCCCCTCAACTCAGTCTACATGATGGCCTTCTCTGGAGCCAGAGGCAACATCTCCCAAGTTCGACAATTAGTAGGAATGCGGGGACTAATGGCAGATCCTCAAGGGGAGATTATTGACTTACCGATTAAAACCAACTTCCGAGAAGGACTCACCGTCACCGAATATATTATCTCCAGCTATGGAGCCAGAAAAGGACTGGTAGATACCGCACTCCGCACCGCCGACTCAGGATATCTCACCCGCCGACTAGTAGACGTATCCCAAGACGTAATCATTCGGGAATTTGACTGTGGCACCACCAGAGGCATACCCCTACGGGACATGACCGAAGGAGCTAAAGTCCTGATTCCCA contains the following coding sequences:
- a CDS encoding DNA-directed RNA polymerase subunit gamma translates to MRSPQTNQFDYVKIGLASPERIRAWGERTLPNGQVVGEVTKPETINYRTLKPEMDGLFCERIFGPAKDWECHCGKYKRVRHRGIVCERCGVEVTESRVRRHRMGFIKLAAPVAHVWYLKGIPSYIAILLDMPLRDVEQIVYFNSYVVLAPGNADTLTYKQLLSEDQWLEIEDAIYSEDSLLVGVEVGIGAEALLRLLADINLEQEAENLREEIGNAKGQKRAKLIKRLRVIDNFIATGSKPEWMVMAVIPVIPPDLRPMVQLDGGRFATSDLNDLYRRVINRNNRLARLQEILAPEIIVRNEKRMLQEAVDALIDNGRRGRTVVGANNRPLKSLSDIIEGKQGRFRQNLLGKRVDYSGRSVIVVGPNLKIHQCGLPREMAIELFQPFVINRLIRSGMVNNIKAAKKLISRNDPSVWDVLEEVIEGHPVMLNRAPTLHRLGIQAFEPILVEGRAIQLHPLVCPAFNADFDGDQMAVHVPLSLESQAEARLLMLASNNILSPATGKPIVTPSQDMVLGAYYLTAENPAATKGAGGYFASLDDVIMAYHQDQVELHAYIYVRFDGEMETSHPDTEPLEVTENNDGTKTLLYKFRRVRQDAQGELISQYIYTTPGRVIYNKAIQEALAS